The DNA segment AGAAACAGACTGCCGCCGTTGGCGGCTTCAATAAGCCCGGTGCGGGCGTTGACGGCGCCGGTAAACGCGCCTTTTTCGTGGCCGAACAGTTCTGACTCAATCAGGCTTTCGGGAATTGCGGCGCAGTTAACCGAAATCAGTGGTGCCGTTGCCCGTGGGCTCAGCAGGTGCAGGGCACGGGCCGCCAGTTCTTTTCCGGTGCCGGACTCACCCTGAATAAGCACTGTGGTTCCGGTGGGCGCCACTTTACGAATCAGGGTGAACACCCGCTGCATCGGTTCGCACTGACCAAACATGATGCTGGCTGGGTCGGAGTCTGCGGTTTGATGTGCTGTTTTAGCGGTCACGGCGCTGCTGCCATCCGCTGCTGCGATCGTGGATTTGCGCTCCAGAATGGCGGCTACCAATGCCAGCATTTCGTTGTGATCAAAAGGCTTGGCGATGTACTCCACGGCCCCCAGCTTCATTGAGTCAACGGCGGAGCGCAGGCTGGCGTAGCTGGTCATAATCAGCACCGGCGTTGTCGGCGCGCGTCGGATCATTTCGGTGCCCGGAGCACCGGGTAATCGTAGATCGGATATGATCAGATCGAAACTGCTCAAGTCATGCTCTTCGGCTTCCTCCACCGAGCCTGCGTCGGAGACGTCGTAGCCGGCGTGGGTTAGCATCTTGCGGACTGCGGAGCGAATGATGTGTTCATCTTCAACAATCAGGATACGGGGCATATCTGTGCTAGGACCTTTGATTCTGGCTGTAGGCAGCGGGTGTGTCTTCGGGCTCGTAAGCCGGCAGCTTCAGGCGAATGCAGGTGCCCGGGTTGGGGCTGTCTGCGGCGTTGAGCCGAGCCGGACCCTTCGCCGGGCTCTCCGCCTGAATGTTGCCATAGTGCTCTTCAACAATACTGTAAACCAGTGCAAGACCAAGACCTGTGCCTTTATTGGTGGGTTTGGTGGTGTAAAACGGCTCGAAAATGTGATCAAGCTTGTCGGCGGCGATACCGCTGCCCTGGTCGATGACTTCGATGATAGCTGAATAGCCATCGGCCTCACCAATTACCTGCACTTCGCCGCCATCTGGCGAGGCGTCACGGGCGTTGGTTAGCAGGTTTACAAACACCTGCACCAGCCGCTGTTCATCTCCCAGAATGAGCAGTTCTGGCGGACAGGCGTTGAGGTACGAAATGCCCAGCCCTTTATCGCTCAACGACAATAAATTAATGGACTCCTGCACGCAGCGGCGTATTTGTACCGGTTCGTAGCGGTTGGCGGGGGCGTGATTACCGGAGCGGGCGAAATTCATCAGCGACTGCAGAATATTCGAGATGCGCCGGGTTTGCTGCTGAATCTGGTCGGCGGTGTCGAGAATGTCCGGGTTATCGGTTTCCAATCGCAGATTTTGCGCCAGCGAAGAAATGCCGGTAACCGGGTTGCCGATCTCGTGGGCGACACCGGCAGCCAGCCGGCCCACTGAGGCTAATCGTTCGCTGTGCATCAGTTCGTCTTCGAGCAAGCGAATCTCGGTTTGGTCTTCCACCATAATAATGCTGCCGCTTTCGGCATGGTCGGGTCCGCTCAGGGCAGCTTTGTGCAAGTTCAGCCAGTGTGGCTGGCCACGCAAGTCCAAGCGGTGTTTGTAGCGGTGCACGTCCTCGCCCCGGTTAAAGTCGTCCAGAAGCTGGTGCCAGTGTGGCGGCAAGGTGGTCAGGCGCGCGCCAACCACTTCGTCGGCACTGATGCCGGTCAGGCGCTCCATGGTCTTATTCCACATCAGGATTTCGCCATCTTCACCCACTGAACAGGCGGGTATGGGCAGATTTAACAGAGTCTGACGATAATGCCGGCGCAAATTGTCTAGCTCGCCGGCCAACCCGGTGAGCCGGTTCTGATAGTCGCCCAAGGCGCCTTCCACGTATCGAATATCTTGGGCTGCACGCTGCATGGGTTTGAACCCCAAATGGCGTTTAACCATATCGCGAGCGATTTCTGGCCCCATCAGGCCCGACAGATTGGCTTCCACTTGGTCTCGCAGGCGCCTTAGCTGATAAGGACGGTACTCTACTTCGGGCAGTTTCAGTTGTAACAATGCGCGTTCCACCTCGCGCTGGGCGCCATCTTGTCCCAGAGGATCGCTGAGCTGGCGTACAAAGTCTGCAGACGAGGTGGCCAGCAATTCGCGCCGCTGCGGCCGCGACAAGGCTCCAAGCGAGCAGGCTTGGGCGGCGCTGCGTTCTTCACTGTTGCTGGAGCTAAGCACAGACACCACCACGAACATCACGACGTTGGCGCCGAGACTGAGGAACATAAAAAGATGCCAGTTACCGGCGTTCGGCACTATCGGACTGTCCAGCCACACCAGCAGGTTTGCAGCGCCGGAGAAGGGCAGCATCAAGGTAGTCACCCAGATTGCCAGCCCAGTCAGCATGCCGGCGATCAGGCCGCGGCGATTGCCCTCGGGCCAGAAGATGACTCCCAGGGCGCCGGGTAACAGCTGCAAGGTACCGGTGAGAGAGATTGCGCCAAGAATCGATAGCTGCAGATTTTTGCCTAGGGTTTCATGAAACATCAGAGCCAGAAACAGGATTAGAGCAATCAGCAGCCGCTTGACCCATTGCAGCCAGCGGTAGATGTCGGCCCGATCTTTGGGCGTCTTCAACGGCAGTACAATGTGATTCAGGGCCATGCCCGCAAGCGCCAGTGTGCTTACAATCATTAAACCGCTGGCGGCAGAGAGGCCTGCAATGTACATCATCAGCGTTAACGCGGGGCTGCCCAAGGCCTGGCCAATACCAATGCTGTAGTAGCTGGCCGCGGTGGTTACCCCGAGCTCCTGGCCGCCCCAAAGAATCAGCGGTATCGGCAGGCCGAGCAGCAACAAGTACAAGGGGAGGCCCCAACTGGCTTTGGCCAGCGACGCCGGTGACGGATTTTCGCTGAAAATCATGTGGTACATGTGGGGCAGTACCAGTACCGACGCGAAAGATAGCAGCATAACCGCCCGCCAACTGGCGTCGTCGATATTCATAGCCATATCAGCGACGGGCGCTTGGTTTTGGTCCAGCCAGAGCTGGAGGGCGTCGGGGCCGCCGAACACAGAAAACAGAATGATGCCGCCTAACAGTAACAGTGCCAGCAGCTTGATCAGTGAATCAAAGGCAATGGCAACCACCAGCCCACGATGGTTGCTGGCGTGGGCGTTGCGGCGGGTGCCAAACAAAATGGCGAATAAAACCACGGTTACGCTGAACAGAGCGCTAATAACGTTAGGCGACACATCGGGAGCAAGAATGCTGGCAGAGCTGGTGACGGCCTGAATTTGCATGCTCAACAGAGCTAGAATGGCTGCGCCAGAACACAGTGTGACCAACGTGCCCGCCCATTGACTGCGGTAACGATAGGCAAAGAGGTCAGCCAAAGAGGTTAGCTGGTATGCCCGCCCGATACGCATGTACGGATTCAGTAACACCGGCGCCAACAAAAATGCACCGCTGATGCCCACATAATAAGCAAGAAAGCCGTAACCGGTTTCCGCCGCCGCACCCACCGATGCATACACCGACCAAATACCGGCGTACACGCCCAGGCTAAGAACGTAAATAAGCGGGTGGCGTTCCAGCTTGCGTGGCAGTAACCCGCGCTCTGATATCCAGGCGATGCCGAACAGCAAACTCAGGTAGGCAACGCTGACCAGCAGCAGGCCAGCTGCACTAAAATTCATTGGGATCACGCCGCCATTCCAACCATACGCCAATGGCAATCAGCCCGGCCCAGATCAAATAAGGGCTATACCAGGCACTGCCGGACGATATCCACCAGTCGAGGATGTTGGGGGAGAAGACGTAAATCGCCAGGACCAGCAAAAAAACCAGACGATAAATATACATCTAGAGTAACCGTGCCGCTGTGAATTCATAATGTTATAGCACGATCGCGGCGCTGCTGTCAGAAATGGCGGGCTACCAGTGCTGGGCGGTCGGCACAGGAATCGCGCTGCGCTGCCAGTGGGTGTGAGCCCAGGCAAGAACGGTGGCGGGTAGTTGCCGGGCAAGTTGCGCTGACGGTTGCTGGCCTAAAGCGTTCAGTGCGGCCAGTAGATTTGCGCTGGCATTGGTGTCGTCCAGCGCCGGGGCGTGGTTCTGTTTGCTCAGCTTCTGACCTTGCTGGTTGCGTATCACAGGAATGTGCAAGAACTGTGGCACAGCCGCACCCAGTGCTTGAAACATCTGGTGCTGGGCGGCGGTCATGGTGCGTAGGTCTGAACCGCGTACCACGTGGCTGATGGATTGATCGATATCGTCAACCACTACGGCCAATTGATAAGCGTAGAAGCCTTCTTTACGCAGTATCACCGGGTCGTCTGTTTCTGCTTGCAGGCTCTGTTGCTGTTCACCCAGTAGCTGGTCGGTCCAGCGGCAGCGTTGGCTGCGCAAAGCAAAGCGCAGAGCGAAGTCACCGGGCGGCCAGGGGTGTTCGTTGGACACACTTGGGTTGAGGTAATGGTTGCGGCAATGGTTGGGGTGTTGACCCTTGCTGGCCTTCAGCTGTTTGCGTGAGCAGCGGCAAAAATAGGCATGTCCGGTTGCCACCAGAGTTTCAGCAGCAGCGCGGTAAGCGCTATAGCGTTGGGATTGGTAGCGCACAGGTTCATCGCCAATCAGGCCGTGGGCGCTCAGGCTGTGGAGTATTCGGGGTGTCGCATCTACCGGTTGGCGGAATGGATCCAGATCTTCAATACGCACCAGCCATTGGCCCTGGTGGTGCTTTGCCTCCAGGTAGCTGGCCAACGCGCTCACCAGCGAACCGAAGTGCAGCGGGCCGGTGGGCGATGGAGCGAAGCGACCGCGGTAAGAAACGTTGGGCGTCATTGTAAGTTACGCCGGTGCAATAGCAGCCGGCGCAGTTTTGACAGGTTGGTAGACAGGTCAGATGCCGGTCTGGCGCTCGCGGATTTCCGCCAGTGTTTTGCAATCAATGCACAGTGTGGCAGTGGGCCGGGCTTCAAGCCGGCGGGCGCCTATTTCTACACCGCACTGGTCGCAGAACCCGTAATCGTCTTTATCAATGCGATCAACGGTTTTGTCGATCTTCTTAATCAGTTTGCGCTCGCGGTCACGGGTGCGCAGTTCCAAGCTGAACTCTTCCTCTTGGGTAGCCCTGTCACTGGGGTCTGCGTAGTTGGCAGCATCTTCTTGCATGTGGTGCATGGTGCGATCCACTTCTTCCATCAGCTCCTGCTTCCATTTCAGTAGCAGGCCTTTGAAGTGTTCAAGCATGTCTGCGCTCATGTATTCTTCACCCTTTTTCATTTCGTAAGGAGTGAAGTTGGTGAAGTTTTCGCTTGAATTGGCTGTTTTACTGATCATTGAAACCGGCCTCTTGTGATTACTGCTACAAGAACGCTTTGCTTCCTTTCGCGTCAGCCCCCGTGGCTGTGCGGTATAAAACCTGGATTATAAAGCATTCGCACTGAAACGGGATTTGGCGGAAAATAGCAGATAAGTTGCGGGGGTGCCAGCTTTGCTGCAATACATATGACTCAGAGGTGTGCATGAAGTTTGAACAACCGTTGCTGGAGGGGCTGCTTATTCGCCGCTACAAACGCTTTTTGGCCGATGTGCGACTGGCCGATGGCAGCGAGGTGACCGCCCATTGCCCGAACACTGGCAGCATGCTGGGCTGTCAGCCGGCGAATGGAAGGGTGTGGCTGAGCCGCAGCGATAATCCTGCGCGCAAGTTGCCGTATACCTGGGAACTTGTTGAAACGGTTTCTGGCACCCTGGCCTGTATAAATACGGCAAGACCGAACTCCCAGGCCCGCGAGGCGATTGAAGCGGGCCGTATCAGTGAGCTGACTGGATATAGCCATTGCCGCCCAGAAGTAAAATATGGCGAAGAAAAAAGCCGGATTGATCTGTTACTTTCCGGGCATGAGGCGAAGCCAAATGCCTGGGTGGAAGTGAAAAACGTAACGCTGGAGGACAACGGCCAGGGCTTTTTTCCAGACGCCGTGACAACCCGCGGGCAAAAACACTTGCGAGAGCTTATGGCTCAGGTTGCACTGGGTGATCGCGCGGTGCTGTTTTTTGTGGTGAATCACACCGCTATCGAAACGGTGCAGCCGGCAGACCACATAGACCAACACTACGGCCAACTGCTACGCCAAGCTCGTGATGCAGGCGTAGAGATCATCGCCTACCGGGCAAACCTAGCCAACGATGACGGCAGCCCGTCCGGCGAGATCACTCTAACCGAACCGGTGCCGGTTATTCTCGAAGTCTGACCTCCGGCTCAGTTCAACGGTCCAGCCTCACTTGTCTATTTGTTACTTGTCGGTGCTGTACCGCATTCGCGTGCCGTGGTTTAGAGACATCAAAATCTCATTGGCTTGAAGCCGGTCAGGAAAAAAGCTACCGGAAATTTTGGCACCAGCAATACTGGCTCCTTCCAGGTTTGAGTGACTGAAATCTATACCCCTCAGGTCCGCGCCTCGAAAATAGGCGTGGCTCATGTCGAGCCCCTTGGCATCGATACCACGCAAGTCCAGTCCTCTGAAATCCCCATATGAAAAACTGGGCAGGTCGCCCCGGGTTAATTTTTTCGCATTGAAGGCGATAATGTCCTCCGTGCGAAGCGTTTCGTAGAGCGGGTCTTTAATATGATGCACGGCGTCGGTTGGCATGATATTTCCTCGTAGCGTTTTATTCGGTTCTATAACGAGTATCGCTCAATCAGTCTGTTTTGGCCCTGATAGCGCCACGAACTTACTTTGGGGGAAGCCCAAAATGCTGTCGAATTCGGTCTGCAACGGCCTCTGCCACTTGTTTCTGATCGGTGCGAAGATGTGCGGTATAAATTTTTTCTTTAGCTGTTAGGGGCTCAAACCAGTCTTTTTGGGCATCCAGCAATTCTTCTGTGGCTTCCGATGCGTCGTCTTTGCGTTTGCGTACCCATTCTTTTCGCAGCCCCTCTGGCGCTTCGCAGTGAATCAGTGCAAAGGGCACTCCCTGGCTTTCCGCAACAGCGGCAAACAGCGCGCGCTCCTGTTCTTTCAGACAGGCAGTGTCGGCTATAACCGGGAAGCCCGCAGCAAGCAGCCCGCTGGCAAGCTTCGCCAAGCGCTCATAAGTTTTTGTGTTGGCTTCAACGGAGTACAGGTTGCCTCCGGTAGGCGACTGACTGCGGTCCAGCGGCGCCAGCCCATGCAGACGTTTGCGTTCAACGTCAGATCGCAGCCGAATAAGACCCAGTTCGCCAGCCAAAGCGGCACTGACACAGGTTTTGCCACTTGCGGATAAGCCGACGGTGGCAATAAAGTAGCGGTTAGGAATGCTGCTGTAATCTTCTGCAAGCTGAGCGTAGGCGTTATAACGCTGCATCAGCTCTTCTTTTTCATTGTCGCCCAAGGACGGATTACCCATAGTGAACAGCGCAATCTTCGCTCGCACTATTGCTCGGTAAGCTTTGTAAAGCGGTAGTAGAGGCAGCGCCTCAAAATCGTCGCGATATTCCAGGTAAGTGTTCAACACCAAGTTGGCTTTGGCCGTTTCGCCGCGGGATTCCAGATCCATCAGCAAAAATGCCAGATCGTTAATAACGTCAATCCAGCGGAACGGCTCGTTGAACTCGATGCAGTCGAACACCGTTACCTGATCGTTATACAAAGTGATGTTTGCCAGATGCAAATCACCATGGCATTCACGCACCAGGCCTTGTTGGTGGCGCGCAGCAATCAGTGGTTGATGGCGTTCGAAGGTGGTGCGGGTCCAGATTTCCAGATTGTCCAGCTGTGCACGTTGGCTGGCATCGCTCAGCAGCGGCCGAATCTGGTCAAAATTCTCCTGCATGGCGGCGTAGACCGCGTCGGGTGCTCCCAGCGGGCTGGCGGGGTCAACCGGTGGCAGGCTATCGTGAAACTTTGCTGCTTGTTGAGCCAGCGTCGCCAGGCGGCCTGACTCCAGTTCGCCCCGTTCCTGCTGGCGATCGAACAAATCGTCTTGGCGGAACTGACGCATTTTCAAAACGTACTCAAAGGCTTCCCCGCTGCCACCCAGCATCGGATTTTGTGGCGTGCCGGTAATCGGGATGACTTGCAGATACAACGGCGCTGCCAGGCGCCGGTTCAGCCGGAGTTCTTCTTCGCAGAAATGCTTGCGCCGCGGCAAGGTGGAAAAGTCGAGGAAGCCAAAGTCCATCGGCTTCTTGATTTTGTAGGCAAACTCACCGGTCAGAACAACCTGGGAAATGTGAGTTTCGATAACCTGAAACTGGTGAACCGGATGGTCGTACAGAGCCGGATTTTGTAAAGCTTGAACCAGTGTGTTCGCAGGCGAATCGCTCAAAGTGTTTTCCTCGTGTTGCTTGAACCCATTAATTGTCTATATGACATCATAAGGGCTAGATTACGGAAATAACACACAACTGGCCTACTGCGACGGCTAGTGTCTTGTCTGGCGAATTCGCAAGCCCCTCAGAAGGTCGGTAGGTTTACCAATTAGTCACACTAGGCACCAGAGCGTTCGTTATACTGCCGCCATGAAAAATACCGATAAGACCCGCAAGCCCGGTCGCAAAAAACCGGCTCCCCGTAAACAACCTGCCGCCGCACAGTCCCGCCGCAAGGGTTTCTGGCGTATATTAATGCGTCTGGCGCTGCTTGGCCTATTCTTTTTGGCGGGCTGGATGGTGTATCTGGATGCGCAGGTCACATCACGTTTTGAGGGTCGCCGCTTCGAGGTGCCATCGCGGGTTTACGCCCGGCCGCTGGAACTTTACGTCGGTGCTCCTGTAAGTGCCGCTGCTTTAGAGCAGGAGTTGGCACTGGCGGGCTTCCACAAAGGCGATGGTTCACGCTCGGGCAGCTATCAGCGCAGCGGCGGACGCTTTCTGATCAGCAGTCGCGGCTTTAATTTTCCAGATGGCAAAGAGCCGCGGCGGCACTTGGCTCTGAGTATAGCGAGTGACCAAGTTCAGAACTTACAGGTTGTTAAAGGCCCGGATAGCGCGATTGTGCGTCTGGAACCGGCGCAAATTGGTGGTATTTATCCGGCGCATAAAGAAGACCGAATTTTAGTACAGCTGAGTAGATTGCCAGAGTTGCTGCCGGCTGCGCTGATGGCGGTGGAAGACCGCCGGTTTTATGACCACATCGGTATTGCGCCGCTGTCGATTGCCCGCGCCATGCTGGCGAACGTTCGTGCAGGCGGTATTGTTCAGGGTGGAAGTACGCTCACGCAGCAGCTGGTGAAAAACTTTTTTCTGACCCGCGAGCAAACCCTGCTGCGCAAGGGTAACGAGGCTTTGATGTCGATTCTGCTGGAACTGCACTACAGCAAGAGCGACATTCTTGAGACCTATCTTAACGAGGTGTATCTAGGCCAGGCGGGTGCACGCAGCATTAACGGTTTCGGTCTGGCCAGCCAGTTTTATTTTGCCGAGGCACTAGAGGATTTACTGCCCCACCAATTAGCGCTATTGATTGGTATGGTTAAGGGGCCCAGTTACTACAACCCTCGCCGCCATCCGCAACGTGCCACGGCAAGGCGTAACCTGGTGCTGGACCAAATGCAGCAGATGGGCCTGTTGGGTGAAGCCGACGCGCAGCGTGCCCGGTCTTTGCCTTTGGGCGTGAGTGACAAATCGTCTTTTTCACAGAATCGCTATCCGGCTTATATCGACCTGGTTCGCCGCCACCTGGCACGGGATTACAAAGAAGAGGATTTACGCAGCGAAGGCCTGCGAGTTTTTACAACCTTTAACCCCGCTATGCAGGTGGCTGCTGAGAAGGCGGTAACGGAAACCCTGGCACGCTTGGGCGATAAAGCGCTGGAGTCGGCGTTAGTAGTGACAGCGAAAGACAGCGGCGAAGTGCTGGCTCTGGTCGGCGGGCGTGACCCTCGTTACGCCGGTTTTAATCGAGCACTGGATGCCAGCCGCCAGATTGGTTCATTGGTGAAGCCCTTTGTGTACCTGGCCGCGCTGTCACAGCCGCAGCGTTACACGCTGATTACTCCGTTGCAGGACACACGCTTCACCCTGAAATTCGAGAATGGCACGGTATGGCAGCCAAAAAACTACGACGGTCTGGAACGGGGCGAAGTACCCTTGCATCAGGCGTTGTCTAAATCCTATAACCTGCCGGTGGTTCGGGTGGGTCTGGACATTGGGTTGGCCGAGGTGAAATCCACGCTGCAGGCGTTTGGCACCGACTCGGCTATTTCTGACTATCCGTCTATGTTGTTGGGCGCCGTAGCGATGACGCCGGTGAATGTGGCGCAGATATACCAGGGCCTGGCGACGTCAGGGTTTAACACCCCCCTACGCACCATTCGAGAAGTGACCGACGCGGGCGGCGAACCGCTTAGTCGCTACAGTTTGCAGGTGAACCAGGTGGCCGACCCGGCCGCAGTGCATCTGCTGCAGTACGCCATGCAGGAAACCATGCAGGAGGGCACGGGCCGCTCGGCCTATAACACTGTACCTCGCGCTTTGGCGTTGGCTGGTAAAACAGGCACCACCGATGACGGTCGCGATGCCTGGTTCGCCGGCTTTAGCGGCGACTTGCTGGCGGTCGTCTGGGTAGGACGAGACGACAACGGCGCTACCCCGTTAACAGGGGCCAGTGGAGCCTTGCCGGTGTGGTCGAAGTTCATGGCTCAGGTGCCGCAAAACAGTTTCACGCCGGTGTTACCCGACGGCGTGCAATACCATTGGGTCAATGCACAACAGCAGGCGTTAACCGATGAACAATGCGAGAATGCGCGACTAATGCCGTTTATCATCGGCAGCGAGCCAAAGCAGACAATCACCTGTGCTGGCGCTCTGCCACAAAAAATCCGTGGTTGGTTTGAAGGATTGTTTTAATGATCAGAGTGCAAATGAGAACGCGGGTGTTTCGTAGCGTAGTTGTTGGTGCCGTTTTGTTACTGGCGGGCTGTGCCAGCGGACCCGGTGGTGGTATTTACGTGCCTGTCGGAGAGCGTTCGCAGGCGCCTAAACCGCCACTGACCGGCGGCACCGCCAAACCAGCCGATGAACCGCAGGTATGGCGCAAAAGCGAACAGCCGCTTGAACAGAAATCACAACAGCAAACAGTCGTGCCCGGGTACCGCGAAGCTGGTGACCAGATGCCTGCTGCGGCAGTGGGCCTGGTAAAAGAGGCCGATACCTTGATGGCACAGAGTAATGGGGCGGCGGCGATTATCAGGCTGGAACGGGCGCAGCGCATTGCACCGCGGTCTGCGGCGGTGTATTTCAAACTGTCCGAAGCTTACGTGATGACCGGCCAGCTTGGCAGTGCTGAACAGTTTAGCCTTAAGGGGCTGTCGCTGGCGGGGCGTGATGAGCGCCTGCAGCGCTCAGGTTGGTTACTGTTGGCCGATATTCGCAGAGCTCGGGGCAATGTGGCCGGTGCGCAGCAGGCCGAAAGCCGCGCCGCTAGCCTGTAAGTCAGGCAAAACGGTAGATCGAGAAAAGCGGATAGAAAAAAAGGCCACTACTTTTAGCAGTGGCCTTTTTGCTTGGGGCAACGTCGTCACAACATTTTAAAGCGTTGCAAATACCTTGCGTGCCGCGTTCAGAGTGAACTCAATGTCCTCATCGGAAATGGCGGCGCTGGTAAAACCGGCTTCGAAAGCCGACGGCGCCAGGTAAATGCCCTCGGCCAGCATGCCCTGAAAAAACTTCTTGAAGCGTTCAATATCGCACTCCATTACCTGGTCAAAGCGAGTGACAGACGATTCTTTGCTGAAGAAGAAGCCAAACATAGCACCGGCACCTTGTACCGCCAGCGGAATACCTGCCTCGTCGGCTGCTGCCTTCAGGCCAGCGCAGATCTTTTCAGTCTTAAGGGTCAGCGCATCGTGAAATCCCGGTTCGGAAATCGCGTTCAGTGTGGCTAGGCCAGCGGTCATCGCCAGCGGATTACCGCTCAAAGTGCCCGCTTGGTAAACTGGCCCCAGAGGCGCAATGTGTTCCATGATTTCACGTTTGCCGCCGAAAGCACCTACCGGTAAGCCGCCACCGATCACTTTGCCCAAGGCCGTCAGGTCTGGGGTTACGCCGAACAAACCCTGGGCGCCGCCCAGTGACACCCGAAAACCGGTCATCACTTCGTCAAAGATCAACACTGTGCCGTATTCATCGCAGATCTCGCGCAGGCCTTCCAGAAATCCCGGAACCGGTGGAATGCAGTTCATATTGCCGGCTACCGGCTCTACGATAATGGCTGCAATCTCGTGGCCTATGGCGCGGAAGGTTTTGCGCACGTCATCAATATCGTTGAAGTTCAGGGTCAGGGTGAGTTCGGCCAGGCAAGCGGGTACACCTGGAGAATTAGGCAGGCCCAGGGTCAGCGCGCCGGAACCCGCTTTCACTAGCAGTGAATCAACGTGACCGTGGTAGCAACCCTCAAATTTGACCACTTTGTCGCGGCCGGTGTAGCCGCGGGCCAGGCGCAGCGCACTCATGGTGGCTTCGGTGCCGGAGTTCACCATGCGCACCAGCTCGATGGACGGTACCAGTTCGCACACTTTTTTGGCCATCTCGGTTTCGATGGCGGTTGGTGCGCCGTATCCTATGCCTTTTTCAATCTGCGCGTGCAAAGCTTCTTTTATAAGCGGGTTGGAGTGGCCAATAATCATTGGTCCCCAAGAGCCGATGTAATCGATGTAACGGCGATCGTCTTCATCGTAAAGATACGCGCCCTGGGCACGTTTGAAAAAAATAGGCGTACCGCCAACACCGTGAAAAGCCCGTACCGGGGAGTTAACTCCACCAGGAATGTATTTCTGGGCCTGTTCGAACAGGGTTTCGGAATGCGTCATGTCTGGGCTCCTGCTAAGTGCTTTGAAAAAATTGAGAACGATGTTGGACAAACAGCCGGCTAAATTCGCGGGCACGTTTTGCAGTGGCATCCACGTCGGTGCTGAAAAGTCCACCGGCTACCGCCAGCAAATCGGCGCCAGCCTGAACCAAGGGTTCGGCGTTGCGCAAAGTAATGCCGCCAATGGCGGTTACCGGGAGCTTGAACTGTTTGGCCAGTCCCAGGACGTGCGTGTCAGCCGCGGAAGCGTTGGGTTTTGTGGTTGATGGATAAAACCGGCCAAAGGCCAGATAATTTGCACCTTGCGCGCAGGCGGCTTGTGCCAACGCCAAGTCGGCGTGGCAGGTAATGCCAATAATGGCCCGTTCACCGAGCAGGCGCCGAGCGTCTGCCAAGGCGGTATCGCCTTGGCCCAGGTGCACGCCGGCTGCTTGCACTCGCAAGGCCAGCTCGATGTTGTCATTAATCAGTAACGGCACACCTGCATTGCTGCAGGCAGATTGCAGAGCGCTGGCCTGGCGTAGCTGTTCTGCTGCCGGCAAGTGTTTCTCACGGTATTGGACCAGTACTGCGCCACCTTCCAGGGCGGCTTCGACCGCCGTTATCAGTGTATCACCAGGGGTTAGGTGGCCGTCGGTAATGGCATACAAACCGGGTTTCAGCGTTAATGTTCCCATAGAATCCCTCGATCGGGCACAGGTTGCCCCTCACCCACTTTCAACGCCTGAAGGATGGCACGATGCACGTAGTTCTGCGCCTGCGCGATAGCGGCGCGCTGCGACAGGCCGCAGGCGCGGCCTGCAGCGATAGAGGATGCCAGCGTGCAACCGGTGCCATGATATTCGCCACCAATACGCTCGATATGCCAACGCTGGGGCTCGGCATCACGGCGGTAAAGCACATTGATGATGGTTTCGCCGGTGCCGTGGCCGCCTGTGGCCAGCACGTCACCGCAGCCAGCCAGTTGGAGTTTCGCGGCGGCTTTTTGCGGATCAGGTTCGCCGGTCAGCAATTCCAGTTCTACGCCATTGGGCGTTATCAT comes from the Marinobacter psychrophilus genome and includes:
- a CDS encoding sigma-54-dependent transcriptional regulator, whose product is MPRILIVEDEHIIRSAVRKMLTHAGYDVSDAGSVEEAEEHDLSSFDLIISDLRLPGAPGTEMIRRAPTTPVLIMTSYASLRSAVDSMKLGAVEYIAKPFDHNEMLALVAAILERKSTIAAADGSSAVTAKTAHQTADSDPASIMFGQCEPMQRVFTLIRKVAPTGTTVLIQGESGTGKELAARALHLLSPRATAPLISVNCAAIPESLIESELFGHEKGAFTGAVNARTGLIEAANGGSLFLDEIGELPAEAQSRLLRVLQEGEIRKVGSTQSIKVNVRMLAATHRNLKAMTRSGEFREDLFYRLNVMQVRIPPLRDRQGDILILARRFLKRQGAKMGKPDLQFSADAVRTIERHRWPGNVRELENAIERATILCDSELITPALLDLNGDGEYIPETLVAGNNEQADAQGLGSQGDLSLEDYFQHFVLENQDRMSETELAQKLGISRKSLWERRQRLGIPRKKTSGS
- a CDS encoding ATP-binding protein, whose product is MNFSAAGLLLVSVAYLSLLFGIAWISERGLLPRKLERHPLIYVLSLGVYAGIWSVYASVGAAAETGYGFLAYYVGISGAFLLAPVLLNPYMRIGRAYQLTSLADLFAYRYRSQWAGTLVTLCSGAAILALLSMQIQAVTSSASILAPDVSPNVISALFSVTVVLFAILFGTRRNAHASNHRGLVVAIAFDSLIKLLALLLLGGIILFSVFGGPDALQLWLDQNQAPVADMAMNIDDASWRAVMLLSFASVLVLPHMYHMIFSENPSPASLAKASWGLPLYLLLLGLPIPLILWGGQELGVTTAASYYSIGIGQALGSPALTLMMYIAGLSAASGLMIVSTLALAGMALNHIVLPLKTPKDRADIYRWLQWVKRLLIALILFLALMFHETLGKNLQLSILGAISLTGTLQLLPGALGVIFWPEGNRRGLIAGMLTGLAIWVTTLMLPFSGAANLLVWLDSPIVPNAGNWHLFMFLSLGANVVMFVVVSVLSSSNSEERSAAQACSLGALSRPQRRELLATSSADFVRQLSDPLGQDGAQREVERALLQLKLPEVEYRPYQLRRLRDQVEANLSGLMGPEIARDMVKRHLGFKPMQRAAQDIRYVEGALGDYQNRLTGLAGELDNLRRHYRQTLLNLPIPACSVGEDGEILMWNKTMERLTGISADEVVGARLTTLPPHWHQLLDDFNRGEDVHRYKHRLDLRGQPHWLNLHKAALSGPDHAESGSIIMVEDQTEIRLLEDELMHSERLASVGRLAAGVAHEIGNPVTGISSLAQNLRLETDNPDILDTADQIQQQTRRISNILQSLMNFARSGNHAPANRYEPVQIRRCVQESINLLSLSDKGLGISYLNACPPELLILGDEQRLVQVFVNLLTNARDASPDGGEVQVIGEADGYSAIIEVIDQGSGIAADKLDHIFEPFYTTKPTNKGTGLGLALVYSIVEEHYGNIQAESPAKGPARLNAADSPNPGTCIRLKLPAYEPEDTPAAYSQNQRS
- the dksA gene encoding RNA polymerase-binding protein DksA, whose product is MISKTANSSENFTNFTPYEMKKGEEYMSADMLEHFKGLLLKWKQELMEEVDRTMHHMQEDAANYADPSDRATQEEEFSLELRTRDRERKLIKKIDKTVDRIDKDDYGFCDQCGVEIGARRLEARPTATLCIDCKTLAEIRERQTGI
- the gluQRS gene encoding tRNA glutamyl-Q(34) synthetase GluQRS; this encodes MTPNVSYRGRFAPSPTGPLHFGSLVSALASYLEAKHHQGQWLVRIEDLDPFRQPVDATPRILHSLSAHGLIGDEPVRYQSQRYSAYRAAAETLVATGHAYFCRCSRKQLKASKGQHPNHCRNHYLNPSVSNEHPWPPGDFALRFALRSQRCRWTDQLLGEQQQSLQAETDDPVILRKEGFYAYQLAVVVDDIDQSISHVVRGSDLRTMTAAQHQMFQALGAAVPQFLHIPVIRNQQGQKLSKQNHAPALDDTNASANLLAALNALGQQPSAQLARQLPATVLAWAHTHWQRSAIPVPTAQHW